From a single Methylosinus sp. H3A genomic region:
- the rplT gene encoding 50S ribosomal protein L20 — MARVKRGVTSHAKHKKTLDAAKGFYGRRKNTIRAAKAAVDRSMQYATRDRKAKKRVFRALWIQRINAAVREFGLTYSRFIDGLAKAGVTVDRKVLSELSISQPEAFKAIVEKAKSALPQTA; from the coding sequence TCGCGTCAAACGCGGCGTCACCTCGCACGCCAAGCACAAGAAAACCCTGGATGCCGCCAAAGGCTTCTACGGCCGCCGCAAGAATACGATCCGCGCCGCCAAGGCCGCGGTCGATCGCTCGATGCAATATGCGACGCGCGACCGCAAGGCCAAGAAGCGCGTCTTCCGCGCCCTGTGGATCCAGCGCATCAACGCCGCCGTCCGCGAATTCGGCCTGACCTACAGCCGCTTCATCGACGGCCTCGCCAAGGCCGGCGTCACGGTGGACCGCAAAGTGCTCTCCGAGCTCTCCATCAGCCAGCCGGAGGCCTTCAAGGCCATCGTCGAAAAGGCCAAATCCGCCCTGCCGCAGACGGCCTGA